A genomic window from Thermoanaerobaculales bacterium includes:
- the glyS gene encoding glycine--tRNA ligase subunit beta, with translation MATFLLELLTEEIPANGLAAARRQLAEAIDKGLGGAGLAGSGVRALSTSRRLVVIAEGLPKRQPDRTERVTGPPASVAYGKDGAPTKAAEGFARKVGLALDRLEIDSTPKGDYLAATVLLAGRPTSQILAELVPSVVAGLRFPKMMRWGRGEQEFVRPLHRVVALLDAEVVPFDLLGVASGRTTEGHRVHASAAFELAAAGDYLEEMSRRLVVVDPDERRRTFAAAAALLTAEVGCRVHPDDELMAEHVELVEHPGLLLGSFDEAFLELPREVVITTLRHHQKCLVMERADGSLAPHFLAVIDRRDDPEGLVRQGNEWVIGARLADARFFFDEDRRRPLDELVPGLERLEFHRRLGSVADKAARVGELAAAMAAWVGSPLPAADLTRAARLVKADLLTGMVVEFTELQGVMGGHYLRLAGEPEALWTAARDHYIPQGFESSIPASEVGRLIGAADRLDTLAGLFGVGEVPSGSRDPHGLRRAAQALVKIVAEAGWELDLSAAIRRAVELFTGRIDGDPGNVTAAVSEFVAERVRRYLIDVVGVAFDTADAVMAAGWARLPELVARARALEAARSAEAFRWLALGFKRVRNITDGQPEGTVDPALFQQPEEGELHRHGEAFRARLDECLEARRFDDAFAAMATLADVLERFFVEVLVMTDDEAARTNRIALLKELGAQFMRLADLSKLQIEGGS, from the coding sequence ATGGCCACCTTCCTGCTCGAGCTGCTGACCGAGGAGATCCCGGCCAATGGGCTTGCCGCGGCGCGCCGCCAGCTCGCCGAGGCGATCGACAAGGGCCTCGGCGGCGCCGGCCTTGCGGGCAGCGGGGTGCGTGCGCTGTCCACCAGCCGGCGGCTGGTGGTCATCGCCGAGGGGCTGCCCAAGCGGCAGCCCGACCGCACGGAGCGCGTGACCGGCCCGCCGGCGAGCGTCGCCTACGGCAAGGATGGCGCGCCCACCAAGGCCGCCGAGGGCTTCGCCCGCAAGGTTGGCCTGGCGCTCGACCGGCTCGAGATCGACTCGACCCCGAAGGGCGACTACCTGGCCGCGACCGTCCTGCTCGCAGGCCGGCCGACCTCGCAGATCCTGGCTGAGCTGGTGCCGTCCGTGGTGGCCGGCCTGCGCTTCCCGAAGATGATGCGCTGGGGCCGCGGCGAGCAGGAGTTCGTGCGTCCGCTCCACCGGGTGGTGGCGCTGCTCGACGCCGAGGTCGTGCCCTTCGACCTGCTCGGTGTGGCGTCCGGGCGGACCACCGAGGGCCACCGCGTGCACGCTTCGGCCGCCTTCGAGCTGGCCGCCGCCGGCGACTACCTGGAGGAGATGTCACGCCGCCTCGTCGTGGTCGATCCGGACGAGCGGCGGCGGACGTTCGCGGCCGCGGCGGCGCTCCTCACGGCCGAGGTCGGCTGCCGGGTCCACCCGGACGACGAGCTGATGGCAGAGCACGTCGAGCTCGTCGAGCACCCCGGCCTGCTGCTCGGCAGCTTCGATGAGGCCTTCCTCGAGCTGCCCAGGGAGGTGGTGATCACGACCCTGCGCCACCACCAGAAGTGCCTGGTGATGGAGCGCGCGGACGGCTCGCTGGCGCCTCACTTCCTGGCGGTGATCGACCGCCGTGACGACCCCGAGGGCCTGGTGCGGCAGGGCAACGAGTGGGTGATCGGCGCCCGGCTGGCCGACGCCCGCTTCTTCTTCGACGAGGACCGCAGGCGGCCGCTCGACGAGCTGGTGCCGGGCCTCGAGCGGCTCGAGTTCCACCGCCGCCTGGGCTCGGTGGCCGACAAGGCGGCCCGGGTCGGCGAGCTCGCCGCCGCGATGGCGGCCTGGGTCGGCTCGCCGCTGCCCGCCGCCGACCTGACGCGGGCCGCCCGGCTCGTCAAGGCCGACCTGCTGACCGGCATGGTGGTCGAGTTCACCGAGCTGCAGGGCGTCATGGGCGGACACTACCTGCGCCTCGCGGGCGAGCCCGAGGCGCTGTGGACCGCGGCCCGCGACCATTACATCCCGCAGGGCTTCGAGAGCTCAATCCCGGCGTCGGAGGTCGGCCGCCTGATCGGTGCGGCCGACCGGCTCGACACGCTCGCCGGCCTGTTCGGCGTCGGCGAGGTGCCTTCCGGCTCCCGCGACCCGCACGGCCTGCGCCGGGCCGCCCAGGCCCTGGTCAAGATCGTCGCCGAGGCGGGCTGGGAGCTCGATCTCTCGGCGGCGATCCGCCGCGCGGTCGAGCTGTTCACCGGACGGATCGACGGCGATCCCGGCAACGTGACCGCGGCGGTGAGCGAGTTCGTGGCCGAGCGCGTGCGCCGCTACCTGATTGACGTCGTCGGCGTCGCCTTCGACACTGCCGACGCGGTGATGGCGGCCGGCTGGGCGAGGCTGCCCGAGCTGGTCGCGCGCGCACGCGCGCTGGAGGCGGCGCGGTCGGCGGAGGCCTTCCGCTGGCTCGCCCTCGGCTTCAAGCGGGTGCGCAACATCACCGACGGCCAGCCCGAGGGCACGGTCGACCCGGCGCTGTTCCAGCAGCCCGAGGAGGGCGAGCTCCACCGCCACGGCGAGGCGTTTCGGGCGCGCCTCGACGAGTGCCTGGAAGCGCGGCGCTTCGACGACGCGTTCGCGGCGATGGCCACGCTCGCCGACGTTCTCGAACGCTTCTTCGTCGAGGTGCTGGTGATGACCGACGACGAGGCGGCCCGGACCAACCGGATCGCGCTGCTCAAGGAGCTGGGTGCTCAGTTCATGCGATTGGCCGATTTGTCGAAGCTGCAGATCGAGGGAGGAAGCTGA
- a CDS encoding protein kinase has protein sequence MDPQLWRRAEALFHAVLERSPEDRRAFLDSACGDDRELRRLVETLASKDQRAGGFLADSAPAEAIETRRAVGSLEGRLLGHYRIVSFLGVGGMGEVYRAHDGKLGRDVAIKTLPPEFARDPARLARFRREARALASLNHPNIAVIYGLEEFAGADYLVLELVEGETVHGPLHLTTALDVAAQVAEALEAAHQKGIVHRDLKPANLKLTPQGRVKVLDFGLAKAVGKAEAKPDAAPDAALTCESTALGRVLGTPAYMSPEQARGGEVDQRTDIWAFGCLLFELLTGKRAFGGETATDTVASLLEREPDWQALPGDTPAKVRSLMRQCLQKDADRRLDDIADAATTLRAARRAWSRRAPRRPEALTARERRRAGARIHSLAVLPLANLAGDPEQDYFADGMTEALIAELAQIRALRVISRTSAMHYKGTTKTVPEIARELAVDGIVEGSVLRAGNRVRINAQLIHAASDRHLWAHGYEGDARDVLHLQGEVARAIADEIQVTLTPQERVRLARPRQVNVEAHEAYLRGRYDWGRAHLRQSIEHFERAIAIDPDYALAYAGIADSRCRMFGAALEMVPPSQVAPLARVAAIKALELDESLAEPHVSLSRVMLWHDRDPAGAERELERAIELNPNSAMAQFIFGLLLADFRRTDEAMAALQRALQLDPVSAWNSAIAGYFMCELGQEEPGRSELRKAIELDPGFFLPWSLLSVVDCHAGAFSEATAEADEGVRLSAGLPMARGWAGHARAMAGHRSEALAELGELEALSHQRYVPAIARAWCHLGLGDHERTLEWLEHGYQQRDSQLPHLRLMRAFDPLHPDPRFQDLLRRQGLLP, from the coding sequence ATGGACCCGCAACTCTGGCGGCGAGCCGAAGCGCTGTTCCACGCCGTGCTGGAGCGATCACCCGAGGATCGCAGGGCCTTCCTCGACTCCGCCTGCGGCGACGATCGCGAGCTGCGGCGGCTGGTCGAGACGCTCGCCTCAAAGGACCAGAGGGCCGGCGGCTTCCTGGCGGACTCGGCGCCTGCGGAGGCGATCGAAACCCGGCGCGCCGTCGGCTCGCTCGAAGGACGCCTCCTCGGGCACTATCGAATCGTCTCCTTCCTCGGCGTCGGCGGGATGGGCGAGGTCTACCGCGCTCACGACGGCAAGCTCGGCCGCGACGTCGCCATCAAGACCCTGCCGCCCGAGTTCGCGCGCGACCCGGCGCGGCTGGCACGCTTTCGGCGCGAGGCGCGCGCCCTGGCCTCGCTGAACCATCCCAACATCGCGGTGATCTACGGGCTGGAGGAGTTCGCAGGCGCCGACTACCTGGTCCTCGAGCTGGTCGAGGGGGAGACGGTGCACGGGCCGCTGCACCTGACCACGGCGCTCGACGTCGCCGCCCAGGTGGCAGAGGCCCTCGAGGCGGCGCACCAGAAGGGGATCGTCCACCGCGACCTGAAGCCAGCCAACCTCAAGCTCACGCCGCAGGGCAGGGTCAAGGTGCTCGACTTCGGTCTCGCGAAGGCGGTCGGCAAAGCGGAGGCCAAGCCGGATGCCGCGCCGGACGCAGCCTTGACCTGCGAGTCGACCGCCCTGGGCCGCGTTCTCGGCACTCCCGCGTACATGAGCCCCGAGCAGGCACGGGGCGGGGAGGTCGATCAGCGGACGGACATCTGGGCCTTCGGCTGCCTCCTCTTTGAGCTGCTGACCGGGAAGCGCGCGTTCGGCGGTGAGACCGCAACCGACACCGTCGCGTCATTGCTGGAGCGCGAGCCCGACTGGCAGGCCCTCCCGGGCGACACCCCGGCGAAGGTCCGCAGCCTCATGCGCCAGTGCCTTCAAAAGGACGCGGACCGCCGGCTGGACGACATCGCGGACGCGGCGACGACCCTCCGGGCAGCTCGGCGCGCATGGTCGCGCCGCGCGCCGAGGCGGCCGGAAGCCCTGACCGCACGGGAGCGCCGCCGCGCCGGCGCCCGCATCCACTCGCTGGCGGTGCTTCCGTTGGCCAACCTGGCCGGCGACCCCGAGCAGGACTACTTCGCCGACGGCATGACCGAGGCCCTGATCGCGGAGCTGGCGCAGATCCGCGCGCTGCGCGTGATCTCGCGGACCTCGGCCATGCACTACAAGGGCACCACGAAGACCGTTCCCGAGATCGCCCGCGAGCTCGCGGTCGACGGCATCGTCGAGGGCTCGGTACTGCGCGCCGGGAACCGGGTGCGGATCAACGCCCAGCTGATCCACGCCGCCAGCGACCGGCATCTGTGGGCCCACGGTTACGAGGGCGACGCGCGGGACGTGCTGCACCTGCAGGGCGAGGTGGCGAGGGCGATCGCCGACGAGATCCAGGTGACGCTGACGCCGCAGGAGCGCGTCCGGCTGGCCCGCCCGCGCCAGGTGAACGTGGAAGCGCACGAGGCCTACTTGCGTGGCCGCTACGACTGGGGCCGCGCCCACCTGCGCCAGAGCATCGAGCATTTCGAACGGGCGATCGCGATCGATCCCGACTACGCGCTGGCCTATGCGGGCATCGCCGATTCCCGGTGCCGGATGTTCGGCGCGGCGCTGGAGATGGTCCCGCCCAGCCAGGTCGCCCCGCTGGCGCGGGTGGCGGCCATCAAGGCGCTCGAGCTCGACGAGAGCCTTGCCGAGCCGCATGTCTCCCTGTCCCGGGTGATGCTCTGGCACGATCGAGACCCGGCCGGCGCGGAGCGCGAGCTCGAGCGCGCGATCGAGCTCAACCCCAACAGCGCGATGGCTCAGTTCATCTTCGGCCTGCTGCTCGCCGACTTCCGGCGCACCGACGAGGCGATGGCGGCCCTGCAGCGGGCGCTGCAGCTCGACCCGGTATCGGCATGGAACAGCGCGATCGCGGGCTACTTCATGTGCGAGCTCGGCCAGGAGGAGCCGGGCAGGAGCGAGCTGCGCAAGGCGATCGAGCTCGACCCCGGCTTCTTCCTGCCGTGGTCGCTGCTGTCCGTCGTCGACTGCCATGCCGGCGCCTTCTCGGAGGCGACGGCCGAGGCCGACGAAGGCGTGCGGCTGTCCGCGGGCCTGCCGATGGCCCGGGGCTGGGCGGGGCATGCCCGGGCGATGGCGGGCCATCGTTCCGAGGCGCTCGCCGAACTTGGTGAGCTCGAGGCGCTGTCCCACCAGCGGTACGTCCCGGCCATCGCGAGGGCGTGGTGCCACCTCGGCCTTGGCGACCACGAGCGCACCCTGGAGTGGCTCGAACACGGCTACCAGCAGCGGGACAGCCAGCTGCCCCACCTGCGGTTGATGCGCGCCTTCGATCCCCTCCATCCCGACCCGCGCTTCCAGGACCTGCTGCGCCGCCAGGGTCTGCTGCCTTAG
- the glyQ gene encoding glycine--tRNA ligase subunit alpha, which produces MDLQTLILSLSRYWADAGCVVQQPYDLEIGAGTMHPETFLRVLGPEPYQVAYVQPSRRPADARYGENPFRLGRHFQLQVILKPSPDDVQRLYLASLEAIGVDPALHDIRFEEDNWESPTLGAWGVGWQVLLDGMEITQFTYFQQAGGIDLNPVSAELTYGLERITMFLQRRNSIYDIDWGGGLAYGAVRLDDEREASVYGFEVADVEMLRRHLEDWEREAVRCLDHDPPLVVPALEATLKTSHLFNLMDARGAVSVTERVGLIGRIRRNAVRVAKAYVAQREQLGFPLGSGLEGGRG; this is translated from the coding sequence GTGGATCTCCAGACGCTGATCCTGTCGCTGTCGAGGTACTGGGCCGACGCCGGCTGCGTCGTCCAGCAGCCCTACGACCTCGAGATCGGGGCCGGCACCATGCACCCGGAGACCTTCCTGCGGGTGCTCGGGCCGGAGCCCTACCAGGTGGCCTATGTCCAGCCATCACGGCGGCCGGCCGATGCCCGCTACGGTGAGAACCCGTTCCGGCTCGGCCGCCACTTCCAGCTCCAGGTGATCTTGAAGCCCTCGCCGGACGACGTCCAGCGCCTCTACCTGGCCTCCCTCGAGGCGATCGGCGTCGACCCCGCGCTGCACGACATCCGCTTCGAGGAGGACAACTGGGAGTCGCCGACGCTCGGCGCCTGGGGTGTCGGCTGGCAGGTGCTGCTCGACGGCATGGAGATCACCCAGTTCACCTACTTCCAGCAGGCCGGTGGGATCGACCTCAACCCGGTCTCGGCCGAGCTGACCTATGGGCTGGAGCGGATCACGATGTTCCTGCAGCGCAGGAACTCGATCTACGACATCGACTGGGGCGGCGGCTTGGCCTACGGCGCGGTGCGGCTCGACGACGAGCGCGAGGCGTCGGTGTACGGCTTCGAGGTCGCCGACGTCGAGATGCTGCGGCGCCACCTCGAGGACTGGGAGCGCGAGGCCGTCCGCTGCCTCGACCACGACCCGCCGCTGGTGGTGCCGGCGCTCGAGGCCACGCTCAAGACCTCCCACCTGTTCAACCTGATGGACGCCCGCGGCGCGGTGTCGGTGACCGAGCGGGTCGGCCTGATCGGCCGCATCCGGCGCAACGCGGTGCGGGTGGCCAAGGCCTACGTGGCGCAGCGCGAGCAGCTCGGCTTCCCGCTCGGCAGCGGGCTCGAGGGAGGGCGAGGCTGA
- the ppdK gene encoding pyruvate, phosphate dikinase: MTAGKYVYSFGGGSAEGRADMKNLLGGKGANLAEMANLGIPVPAGFTLTTEVCSYYYDQGRSYPSTLEAEANAAMAKVEQIMGKRFGDPADPLLVSVRSGARSSMPGMMETVLNIGLCSKTIPGMIAKTGNPRFVYDAYRRLIMMYSDVVMEKAAGVEVKEGHGIRQQLDRMLEEVKEARGCASDAEIGAADLEELAERFKARIRKVLRRPFPDDPYEQLWGGIGAVFASWNGKRAVSYRRIEGIPDDWGTAVNVQAMVFGNMGAGSATGVAFTRNPATGDNRFYGEWLANAQGEDVVAGIRTPNPLNEATKNEQNQHLSSLETAMPETYRQLHDIRDRLERHYADMQDIEFTIEDGRLWMLQTRIGKRTGTAALNMAMDMLAEGLINRETAVLRVKPEQLDELLHPIVDPAAEKGGDLIAKGLPAGPGGARGQIVFTAEAAVEWAKQGKTVLLVREETNPEDVEGMRAAAGILTGRGGMTSHAALVARGWGKCCIVGAGTLDIDAVAKTIRVDGRTFGEGAMLTLNGTRGLVYAGELPMIDATENPRFVDFMKLADGIRALKVRTNADTPADARTAISFGAEGIGLFRTEHMFYGKGSEEPLFLLRKMIMAPNLKKRRAALAELFPFVKRDIKATLEVMSPRPVTIRLLDPPLHEFVPQGKEERGKLAKALHVSQKKLAERAAELHESNPMMGHRGVRLGVTFPEISEMQFRAILEAAVELRQEGREVFPEIMVPVTGIKAELDDQLALAQKVHAEVCAKYGVESIEHLYGTMIEIPRAALTADEIARSTQFFSFGTNDLTQMTFGFSRDDIGGFLPDYLGKRILPVDPFQVIDRDSVGVLMRTGIERGRSTRPNLKVGICGEHGGEPSSVEFCHLVGMDYVSCSPFRVPIARLAAAQAQIKHPRK; this comes from the coding sequence ATGACCGCAGGCAAGTACGTGTACTCGTTCGGCGGCGGCTCGGCCGAGGGCCGCGCCGACATGAAGAACCTGCTCGGCGGCAAGGGCGCCAACCTGGCCGAGATGGCCAACCTGGGGATCCCGGTGCCAGCCGGCTTCACCCTGACCACCGAGGTCTGCAGCTACTACTACGACCAAGGCCGCAGCTACCCCTCGACCCTCGAGGCCGAGGCGAACGCCGCGATGGCCAAGGTCGAGCAGATCATGGGCAAGCGCTTCGGCGACCCCGCCGACCCGCTGCTGGTGTCGGTCCGCTCGGGCGCCCGCTCGTCGATGCCGGGCATGATGGAGACCGTGCTCAACATCGGGCTGTGCTCGAAGACCATCCCCGGCATGATCGCCAAGACCGGCAACCCGCGTTTCGTCTACGACGCCTACCGGCGGCTGATCATGATGTACTCCGACGTGGTCATGGAGAAGGCGGCCGGCGTCGAGGTCAAGGAGGGCCACGGCATCCGCCAGCAGCTCGACCGCATGCTCGAGGAGGTCAAGGAGGCCCGCGGCTGCGCGAGCGACGCCGAGATCGGCGCGGCCGACCTCGAGGAGCTCGCCGAGCGCTTCAAGGCCAGGATCCGCAAGGTGCTCCGCAGGCCCTTCCCGGACGACCCGTACGAGCAGCTGTGGGGCGGCATCGGCGCCGTGTTCGCGTCGTGGAATGGCAAGCGGGCGGTGTCCTACCGCCGCATCGAGGGCATCCCGGACGACTGGGGCACTGCGGTCAACGTCCAGGCGATGGTGTTCGGCAACATGGGCGCGGGCTCGGCGACCGGCGTCGCCTTCACCCGCAACCCGGCGACCGGCGACAACCGGTTCTACGGCGAGTGGCTGGCCAACGCCCAGGGCGAGGACGTGGTGGCCGGCATCCGCACTCCGAACCCCCTGAACGAAGCGACCAAGAACGAGCAGAACCAGCACCTGTCGTCGCTCGAGACCGCGATGCCGGAGACTTACCGGCAGCTGCACGACATTCGCGACCGACTCGAGCGGCACTACGCCGACATGCAGGACATCGAGTTCACGATCGAGGACGGCCGGCTGTGGATGCTGCAGACCCGGATCGGCAAGCGCACCGGCACCGCCGCCCTCAACATGGCGATGGACATGCTGGCGGAGGGCTTGATCAACCGCGAGACCGCGGTGCTGCGGGTCAAGCCCGAGCAGCTCGACGAGCTGCTCCACCCGATCGTCGACCCGGCCGCCGAGAAGGGCGGCGACCTGATCGCGAAGGGCCTACCCGCCGGCCCGGGCGGCGCGCGCGGCCAGATCGTGTTCACGGCCGAGGCTGCGGTCGAGTGGGCCAAGCAGGGCAAGACCGTGCTGCTGGTGCGCGAGGAGACCAACCCCGAGGACGTCGAGGGCATGCGGGCGGCGGCCGGGATCCTGACCGGGCGCGGCGGCATGACCTCGCACGCGGCGCTGGTCGCCCGCGGCTGGGGCAAGTGCTGCATCGTCGGCGCCGGCACGCTCGACATCGACGCCGTCGCCAAGACCATCCGCGTCGACGGCCGCACCTTCGGCGAGGGCGCGATGCTGACCTTGAACGGCACCCGCGGCCTGGTCTACGCCGGCGAGCTGCCGATGATCGACGCCACCGAGAACCCGCGCTTCGTCGACTTCATGAAGCTCGCCGACGGGATCCGGGCGCTCAAGGTGCGCACCAACGCCGACACCCCGGCCGACGCCCGCACCGCGATCTCCTTCGGGGCCGAGGGCATCGGCCTGTTCCGCACCGAGCACATGTTCTACGGCAAGGGCTCCGAGGAGCCGCTGTTCCTGCTGCGCAAGATGATCATGGCCCCCAACCTGAAGAAGCGGCGCGCCGCGCTCGCCGAGCTCTTCCCGTTCGTCAAGCGCGACATCAAGGCGACGCTCGAGGTGATGAGCCCGCGGCCGGTCACCATCCGGCTGCTCGACCCACCGCTGCACGAGTTCGTGCCGCAGGGCAAGGAGGAGCGCGGCAAGCTCGCCAAGGCGCTGCACGTGAGCCAGAAGAAGCTCGCCGAGCGGGCCGCAGAGCTGCACGAGAGCAACCCGATGATGGGGCACCGCGGGGTGCGCCTCGGCGTCACCTTCCCCGAGATCTCGGAGATGCAGTTCCGCGCCATCCTCGAGGCGGCGGTCGAGCTGCGCCAGGAAGGCAGGGAGGTCTTCCCCGAGATCATGGTCCCGGTCACCGGCATCAAGGCCGAGCTCGACGACCAGCTCGCCCTGGCGCAGAAGGTCCACGCCGAGGTCTGCGCCAAGTACGGCGTGGAGTCGATCGAGCACCTCTACGGCACCATGATCGAGATCCCGCGCGCGGCGCTGACCGCGGACGAGATCGCGAGGTCGACCCAGTTCTTCAGCTTCGGCACCAACGACCTGACCCAGATGACGTTCGGCTTCTCGCGCGACGACATCGGCGGCTTCCTGCCCGACTACCTGGGCAAGAGAATCCTGCCGGTCGACCCGTTCCAGGTGATCGACCGCGACTCGGTCGGGGTCCTGATGCGGACCGGCATCGAGCGCGGCCGCTCGACCCGCCCCAACCTCAAGGTCGGGATCTGCGGCGAGCACGGCGGCGAGCCGAGCTCGGTTGAATTCTGCCATCTGGTGGGCATGGACTACGTCAGCTGCTCGCCGTTCCGGGTGCCGATCGCCCGCCTCGCCGCTGCCCAGGCGCAGATCAAGCACCCCCGGAAGTGA
- a CDS encoding ECF-type sigma factor, with the protein MADSDQRDITGMLVAWNDGDAEALNRLIDLVYPRLRRIAHRHLARRRPGESLESAALANETYLKLVHAGGIRCENRAHFLALCAQIMRRILVDHIRRRGFAKRGGGAQHVRLDEVVLEVEARGIEVLVLDEALAALAAFDRRKARVVELRYFGGLTIEETAEVLGVSVDTTKRDWRMARAWLLASLAGRHPPDEAP; encoded by the coding sequence ATGGCGGACTCGGATCAGCGGGACATCACCGGGATGCTCGTCGCCTGGAACGACGGCGACGCCGAGGCGTTGAACCGCCTGATCGACCTCGTGTATCCGAGGCTGCGGCGGATCGCGCACCGGCACCTGGCGCGCCGGCGTCCAGGCGAGAGCCTGGAGTCCGCCGCCCTGGCGAACGAGACGTATCTGAAGCTGGTCCACGCGGGGGGGATCCGCTGCGAGAACCGGGCGCACTTCCTGGCGCTGTGCGCCCAGATCATGCGCCGCATCCTGGTCGACCACATCCGCCGGCGCGGCTTCGCCAAGCGAGGCGGAGGCGCGCAGCACGTCCGCCTCGACGAGGTGGTGCTGGAGGTGGAGGCACGCGGCATCGAGGTGCTCGTCCTGGACGAGGCGCTCGCTGCGCTCGCCGCCTTCGACCGCCGCAAGGCCCGGGTGGTCGAGCTGCGCTACTTCGGCGGGCTGACCATCGAGGAGACGGCGGAGGTCCTGGGCGTGTCGGTCGACACCACGAAGCGCGACTGGCGGATGGCCAGGGCCTGGCTGCTCGCCAGCCTGGCCGGGCGGCACCCTCCGGACGAAGCTCCCTGA
- a CDS encoding S41 family peptidase: MRGVVSVLLAALFHCMLASAQDVPARLTEPGRTAVVAKLADILTEKYVFPQTGRNMADLIRGNLQAGLYTPLERPEELAQRLTEDIRSVSHDKHLGVVYNPDWGWLSWSSEVNDVEQKRLEDRWSRIENFGFSEVRILPGNVGYVKLDYFSGDSDAFPVAAGVMAFLAGSDALIFDLRENGGGDSTMIQVITSYLFEGEPKHLNSFYYREEDRIEQSWTLPYVPGKRVPDVPVYVLTSEGTFSGAEEFSYDLKNLKRATIVGETTGGGAHPVKRERIDGEFWVSVPFARAVNPVSNANWEGTGVEPDVKVPAREALDTALALALEKLSSGENEPRFKDFYSWHLEAQKAKAAPVVLAEAELQEFVGVYGIRRITLDGGSLYYQRAGRPKYRMIPLTSDTFAFEEAPEFRVRFLRVADRVTALEVRTADGRNDPCPRTD; the protein is encoded by the coding sequence ATGCGCGGAGTCGTGTCGGTGCTCCTGGCTGCCTTGTTCCACTGCATGCTCGCTTCCGCCCAGGACGTGCCCGCAAGGCTCACCGAACCCGGGAGGACGGCCGTGGTGGCCAAGCTGGCCGACATCCTGACGGAGAAGTATGTCTTCCCGCAGACCGGCCGGAACATGGCCGATCTGATCCGGGGCAACCTGCAGGCGGGCCTCTACACCCCCCTTGAGCGGCCCGAGGAGCTCGCCCAGAGGCTGACGGAGGATATCCGCTCAGTCAGCCACGACAAGCACCTGGGGGTTGTGTACAACCCCGACTGGGGGTGGCTGTCGTGGTCCTCGGAGGTCAACGACGTCGAACAGAAGCGGCTGGAGGATCGTTGGAGCCGGATCGAGAACTTCGGTTTCAGCGAGGTCCGGATCCTCCCCGGCAACGTCGGGTACGTGAAGCTCGACTACTTCAGCGGCGATTCTGACGCGTTTCCCGTGGCAGCAGGCGTCATGGCCTTCCTGGCCGGCTCAGACGCGCTCATCTTCGACCTGCGAGAGAACGGCGGCGGCGACTCCACGATGATCCAGGTGATCACCAGCTATCTCTTCGAGGGGGAGCCGAAGCACTTGAACTCGTTCTACTACCGCGAGGAGGACCGCATCGAGCAGTCCTGGACGCTGCCGTACGTGCCCGGGAAGCGGGTGCCCGACGTGCCGGTCTACGTGCTCACGAGCGAGGGGACCTTCTCTGGCGCCGAGGAGTTCTCGTACGACCTGAAGAACCTGAAGCGTGCCACCATCGTGGGTGAGACCACGGGCGGCGGGGCCCACCCGGTGAAGCGGGAGAGGATCGACGGCGAGTTCTGGGTCAGCGTACCGTTCGCCAGGGCTGTCAATCCGGTTTCCAATGCCAACTGGGAGGGCACTGGCGTTGAGCCGGACGTGAAGGTCCCTGCTCGGGAGGCGCTGGACACGGCCCTCGCCCTGGCACTGGAGAAGCTCAGCAGCGGGGAGAACGAGCCGCGGTTCAAGGACTTCTACAGCTGGCATCTGGAGGCCCAGAAGGCGAAGGCCGCACCAGTCGTGCTCGCCGAGGCTGAGCTGCAGGAGTTCGTCGGTGTCTACGGGATCAGGAGGATCACCTTGGACGGCGGCAGTCTGTACTACCAGCGGGCGGGGCGACCCAAGTACCGGATGATTCCGCTGACGTCCGACACCTTTGCGTTCGAGGAAGCGCCGGAGTTCCGCGTGAGGTTCCTCCGGGTCGCAGACCGGGTCACCGCCCTGGAGGTCCGTACTGCGGACGGCCGCAATGACCCCTGCCCACGGACCGATTGA